A genomic window from Gemmatimonadota bacterium includes:
- a CDS encoding toll/interleukin-1 receptor domain-containing protein — MSVEPDYAICDEDVLEFLVAMHADHQSPRRLFDVVRGSNLLFIGCDFPDWLSRFFLRTLKRTRLSAERDQMEVVADTVVIADARLASFLQRFSYQTYVYPGDGAAFVDALHQRWLASAPAPAPVPMAPATPERPTRPLGRATGCVFISYAAEDRAAAVRMRDVLVDSGIDVWMDTQRLDAGAAYDRVIEDAIRECVLFVPIISRATEARDEGYFRREWRLADEPPHRLGNRRRFIVPVTIDGVAASASDTPASFRELTWGKAPGGAPG; from the coding sequence ATGAGCGTGGAGCCCGACTATGCGATCTGCGACGAGGACGTCCTGGAGTTCCTCGTCGCGATGCACGCCGATCACCAGAGCCCACGGCGCCTCTTCGACGTGGTGCGCGGCAGCAACCTGCTGTTCATCGGTTGTGACTTCCCGGACTGGCTCTCCCGCTTCTTCCTGCGCACGCTCAAGCGGACGCGCCTCTCGGCCGAACGGGACCAGATGGAGGTCGTCGCCGACACGGTGGTCATCGCCGACGCGCGCCTCGCCAGCTTTTTGCAGCGCTTCAGCTACCAGACCTACGTGTACCCAGGGGACGGCGCGGCCTTTGTCGACGCGTTGCACCAACGCTGGCTCGCCTCGGCACCAGCGCCCGCCCCGGTCCCGATGGCGCCAGCCACGCCCGAGCGGCCGACCCGCCCCCTGGGGCGGGCCACCGGGTGCGTCTTCATATCGTATGCAGCGGAAGACCGGGCGGCGGCCGTCCGGATGCGCGACGTCCTGGTAGACAGCGGGATCGACGTGTGGATGGACACCCAACGACTGGATGCCGGGGCTGCCTACGACCGGGTCATCGAGGACGCGATCCGCGAGTGCGTGTTGTTTGTCCCGATCATCTCACGCGCCACCGAGGCGCGCGATGAAGGGTACTTCCGGCGCGAATGGCGCCTCGCCGATGAACCACCCCACCGACTCGGCAACCGGCGCCGGTTCATCGTGCCGGTCACGATCGATGGCGTCGCGGCCAGCGCGTCGGATACGCCCGCAAGCTTCCGCGAACTGACGTGGGGCAAGGCGCCCGGCGGCGCACCAGGGTGA